In Oenanthe melanoleuca isolate GR-GAL-2019-014 chromosome 8, OMel1.0, whole genome shotgun sequence, a single genomic region encodes these proteins:
- the PRKAB2 gene encoding 5'-AMP-activated protein kinase subunit beta-2 isoform X3 gives MGNTTSERVSGERHGSKSHRSDGSGAAHPAKEHPHKIMVGSTDDPSVFSSHDSKIPGDKEFVSWQPDLEESVKPSQQARPTVIRWADGGKEVFISGSFNNWSTKIPLIKSHNDFVAILDLPEGEHQYKFFVDGQWVHDPSEPVVTSQMGTINNLIHVKKSDFEVFDALKVDSLESSETSGRAPSQSRAAACAWLREPFRTGEYQEHQPFLSGQLFVQLPTGTLWPRDVCIPARGALQIPTHPSTSPPPGHPQQGHQYLV, from the exons atGGGGAACACCACGAGCGAGCGTGTGTCTGGGGAGCGCCATGGCTCCAAGTCCCACCGCTCCGACGGCTCCGGTGCCGCCCACCCCGCCAAGGAGCACCCGCACAAGATCATGGTGGGCAGCACCGACGACCCCAGCGTTTTCAGCTCCCACGACTCCAAG ATTCCTGGGGACAAGGAGTTTGTGTCATGGCAGCCAGATCTGGAGGAGTCAGTGAAACCATCCCAGCAAGCTCGTCCGACTGTCATACGCTGGGCTGATGGAGGCAAGGAGGTCTTCATCTCCGGATCCTTCAACAACTGGAGCACCAAGATCCCACTCATCAAGAG ccacaaTGACTTCGTTGCTATCCTGGACCTTCCAGAAGGAGAGCACCAGTACAAATTTTTTGTGGATGGCCAGTGGGTCCATGATCCATCTGAG CCTGTGGTTACCAGCCAGATGGGGACGATAAACAACCTCATCCACGTCAAGAAGTCTGACTTTGAGGTGTTTGATGCATTGAAGGTGGATTCCCTGGAAAGCTCAGAAACCTCAGGTCGGG caccatcccagagcagagctgctgcctgtgcctggctgagAGAGCCATTTCGGACTGGGGAATACCAGGAACATCAGCCCTTTCTGTCTGGTCAACT ATTTGTCCAGCTCCCCACCGGGACCTTATGGCCAAGAGATGTATGTATACCGGCCCGAGGAGCGCTTCAAATCCCCACCCATCCTTCCACCTCACCTCCTCCAGGTCATCCTCAACAAGGACACCAATATCTCG TGtga
- the PRKAB2 gene encoding 5'-AMP-activated protein kinase subunit beta-2 isoform X2, whose translation MGNTTSERVSGERHGSKSHRSDGSGAAHPAKEHPHKIMVGSTDDPSVFSSHDSKIPGDKEFVSWQPDLEESVKPSQQARPTVIRWADGGKEVFISGSFNNWSTKIPLIKSHNDFVAILDLPEGEHQYKFFVDGQWVHDPSEPVVTSQMGTINNLIHVKKSDFEVFDALKVDSLESSETSDLSSSPPGPYGQEMYVYRPEERFKSPPILPPHLLQVILNKDTNISCDPALLPEPNHVMLNHLYALSIKDGVMVLSATHRYKKKYVTTLLYKPI comes from the exons atGGGGAACACCACGAGCGAGCGTGTGTCTGGGGAGCGCCATGGCTCCAAGTCCCACCGCTCCGACGGCTCCGGTGCCGCCCACCCCGCCAAGGAGCACCCGCACAAGATCATGGTGGGCAGCACCGACGACCCCAGCGTTTTCAGCTCCCACGACTCCAAG ATTCCTGGGGACAAGGAGTTTGTGTCATGGCAGCCAGATCTGGAGGAGTCAGTGAAACCATCCCAGCAAGCTCGTCCGACTGTCATACGCTGGGCTGATGGAGGCAAGGAGGTCTTCATCTCCGGATCCTTCAACAACTGGAGCACCAAGATCCCACTCATCAAGAG ccacaaTGACTTCGTTGCTATCCTGGACCTTCCAGAAGGAGAGCACCAGTACAAATTTTTTGTGGATGGCCAGTGGGTCCATGATCCATCTGAG CCTGTGGTTACCAGCCAGATGGGGACGATAAACAACCTCATCCACGTCAAGAAGTCTGACTTTGAGGTGTTTGATGCATTGAAGGTGGATTCCCTGGAAAGCTCAGAAACCTCAG ATTTGTCCAGCTCCCCACCGGGACCTTATGGCCAAGAGATGTATGTATACCGGCCCGAGGAGCGCTTCAAATCCCCACCCATCCTTCCACCTCACCTCCTCCAGGTCATCCTCAACAAGGACACCAATATCTCG TGtgacccagcactgctgcctgagCCCAACCACGTCATGCTCAATCACCTCTACGCACTCTCCATCAAG GACGGCGTGATGGTGCTCAGTGCCACGCACCGCTACAAGAAGAAGTACGTCACCACGCTGCTGTACAAGCCCATCTGA
- the PRKAB2 gene encoding 5'-AMP-activated protein kinase subunit beta-2 isoform X1: MGNTTSERVSGERHGSKSHRSDGSGAAHPAKEHPHKIMVGSTDDPSVFSSHDSKIPGDKEFVSWQPDLEESVKPSQQARPTVIRWADGGKEVFISGSFNNWSTKIPLIKSHNDFVAILDLPEGEHQYKFFVDGQWVHDPSEPVVTSQMGTINNLIHVKKSDFEVFDALKVDSLESSETSGRDLSSSPPGPYGQEMYVYRPEERFKSPPILPPHLLQVILNKDTNISCDPALLPEPNHVMLNHLYALSIKDGVMVLSATHRYKKKYVTTLLYKPI, translated from the exons atGGGGAACACCACGAGCGAGCGTGTGTCTGGGGAGCGCCATGGCTCCAAGTCCCACCGCTCCGACGGCTCCGGTGCCGCCCACCCCGCCAAGGAGCACCCGCACAAGATCATGGTGGGCAGCACCGACGACCCCAGCGTTTTCAGCTCCCACGACTCCAAG ATTCCTGGGGACAAGGAGTTTGTGTCATGGCAGCCAGATCTGGAGGAGTCAGTGAAACCATCCCAGCAAGCTCGTCCGACTGTCATACGCTGGGCTGATGGAGGCAAGGAGGTCTTCATCTCCGGATCCTTCAACAACTGGAGCACCAAGATCCCACTCATCAAGAG ccacaaTGACTTCGTTGCTATCCTGGACCTTCCAGAAGGAGAGCACCAGTACAAATTTTTTGTGGATGGCCAGTGGGTCCATGATCCATCTGAG CCTGTGGTTACCAGCCAGATGGGGACGATAAACAACCTCATCCACGTCAAGAAGTCTGACTTTGAGGTGTTTGATGCATTGAAGGTGGATTCCCTGGAAAGCTCAGAAACCTCAGGTCGGG ATTTGTCCAGCTCCCCACCGGGACCTTATGGCCAAGAGATGTATGTATACCGGCCCGAGGAGCGCTTCAAATCCCCACCCATCCTTCCACCTCACCTCCTCCAGGTCATCCTCAACAAGGACACCAATATCTCG TGtgacccagcactgctgcctgagCCCAACCACGTCATGCTCAATCACCTCTACGCACTCTCCATCAAG GACGGCGTGATGGTGCTCAGTGCCACGCACCGCTACAAGAAGAAGTACGTCACCACGCTGCTGTACAAGCCCATCTGA